Proteins from one Xenorhabdus griffiniae genomic window:
- a CDS encoding Tex family protein — translation MNESLSRIIAGELQAQPQQILAAISLLDEGNTVPFIARYRKEATGGLDDTQLRQLENRLGYLRELSNRRQTILKSIEEQGKLTVELAEAINATQSKTELEDLYLPYKPKRRTRGQAAIEAGLEPLADLLWQDPQQEPELAAAAYVNADKGVADTKAALDGARYILMERFAEDATLLAKVRDYLWKNAHLVSKVIEGKEEEGAKFSDYFDHHEAIAVVPSHRALAMFRGRNEGILQLSLNADPQFEEAPKESHCEQIITDHLNLRLNNAPADNWRKTVVSWTWRIKVLLHLETELMGTLREKAENEAINVFARNLNDLLMAAPAGMRATMGLDPGLRTGVKVAVVDATGKLIATDTIYPHTGQENKAAATVAALCTKHQVELVAIGNGTASRETERFFANVQKQYPDVTAQKVVVSEAGASVYSASELAAQEFPDLDVSLRGAVSIARRLQDPLAELVKIEPKSIGVGQYQHDVSQTLLAKKLDNVVEDCVNSVGVDLNTASVALLTRVAGLTRTVAQNIVNWRDENGRFDNRNQLLKVTRLGPKAFLQCAGFLRINQGDNPLDASTVHPEAYPIVEKILATTQQTLPELMGNPANLRNLSAQEFTTEKFGIPTVTDILKELEKPGRDPRPEFKTATFADGVETMNDLQAGMILEGTVTNVTNFGAFVDIGVHQDGLVHISSLSDRFVENPHTVVKTGDIVKVKVMDVDLNRKRIALTMRLDEQPGETQARRSAQEGNRQDRNNRNGNGRNRPISRSGSAPLANSAMSDALAAAFNRKR, via the coding sequence ATGAATGAATCTTTAAGTCGAATCATTGCCGGTGAGCTACAAGCTCAACCACAGCAAATCCTAGCTGCCATCTCCTTGCTTGATGAGGGAAATACGGTTCCCTTTATCGCCCGTTACCGTAAAGAGGCCACCGGTGGTCTGGATGACACACAGCTCCGCCAACTCGAAAACCGTCTCGGTTATCTGCGTGAACTGTCCAACCGCCGTCAGACTATCCTGAAATCGATTGAGGAACAGGGAAAACTAACCGTTGAGCTGGCAGAAGCGATTAACGCAACGCAAAGCAAGACTGAGTTGGAAGATCTGTACCTGCCTTATAAACCTAAACGCCGTACCCGTGGACAAGCTGCCATCGAAGCCGGATTGGAGCCTCTGGCCGACCTGCTATGGCAAGATCCACAGCAAGAGCCAGAACTGGCGGCGGCTGCCTATGTCAATGCTGACAAGGGCGTTGCTGATACCAAGGCAGCATTGGATGGCGCACGTTATATCCTGATGGAACGTTTTGCCGAAGATGCAACCTTGCTGGCGAAGGTACGTGACTATTTATGGAAAAATGCTCACCTGGTTTCTAAGGTTATCGAAGGTAAAGAGGAAGAAGGCGCGAAATTCAGCGATTACTTCGACCACCACGAAGCCATTGCTGTTGTTCCTTCCCACCGTGCCCTTGCTATGTTCCGTGGACGGAACGAAGGTATCCTGCAACTCTCTTTGAATGCGGATCCACAATTTGAAGAAGCACCGAAAGAGAGTCACTGCGAACAAATTATTACCGATCACCTGAATCTGCGCCTGAACAATGCACCGGCTGACAATTGGCGCAAAACAGTGGTGAGCTGGACATGGCGTATCAAGGTACTGCTGCATCTGGAAACCGAACTCATGGGCACACTGCGTGAGAAAGCCGAAAACGAGGCTATTAACGTATTCGCCCGTAACCTGAATGACCTGCTGATGGCTGCGCCTGCGGGTATGCGTGCAACAATGGGTCTGGACCCAGGTTTGCGTACCGGGGTAAAAGTCGCCGTGGTTGACGCGACAGGCAAACTGATTGCCACCGATACCATTTATCCGCACACCGGACAGGAAAACAAAGCGGCTGCTACCGTCGCAGCACTGTGCACCAAACACCAAGTGGAACTGGTTGCGATTGGCAACGGCACCGCATCCCGTGAAACAGAGCGTTTCTTTGCCAACGTTCAGAAACAGTATCCTGACGTTACGGCACAGAAAGTGGTCGTCAGCGAAGCGGGAGCCTCTGTCTATTCCGCATCTGAATTAGCTGCGCAAGAATTCCCTGATCTGGATGTTTCCCTGCGTGGTGCTGTCTCCATCGCTCGCCGCTTGCAAGATCCTCTGGCTGAGCTGGTGAAAATCGAACCTAAATCCATCGGTGTTGGTCAATACCAGCATGATGTCAGCCAAACTTTGCTGGCGAAAAAACTGGATAACGTGGTTGAAGACTGTGTAAACAGCGTCGGTGTTGACCTGAATACCGCCTCTGTCGCGTTGCTGACTCGTGTTGCTGGCCTGACGCGCACTGTTGCTCAAAATATTGTTAACTGGCGCGATGAAAACGGTCGTTTCGACAACCGTAATCAGCTATTGAAAGTGACCCGTCTGGGACCAAAAGCCTTCCTGCAATGCGCAGGCTTCCTGCGTATCAATCAGGGTGATAACCCGCTGGACGCTTCAACCGTTCACCCAGAAGCCTATCCAATAGTTGAGAAGATCCTGGCAACAACTCAGCAAACTCTGCCTGAACTGATGGGTAATCCGGCTAATTTGCGTAACCTGAGCGCCCAGGAGTTCACGACTGAAAAATTTGGGATTCCAACCGTCACCGATATCCTGAAAGAGCTGGAAAAACCGGGTCGCGATCCACGTCCTGAATTCAAGACAGCCACATTTGCCGATGGCGTTGAAACCATGAACGACCTGCAAGCGGGCATGATTTTGGAAGGTACTGTCACTAACGTGACCAATTTTGGTGCATTCGTGGACATCGGTGTCCATCAGGATGGCCTGGTTCATATCTCCTCGCTATCCGACCGTTTTGTGGAAAATCCACACACCGTCGTTAAAACAGGTGATATCGTGAAAGTGAAGGTGATGGATGTTGACCTCAACCGCAAGCGTATTGCATTGACCATGCGTCTTGATGAGCAACCCGGTGAAACACAAGCACGCCGTAGCGCCCAAGAAGGTAACCGTCAGGATCGCAATAATCGCAACGGCAATGGCAGAAATCGCCCTATTTCACGTTCAGGCTCTGCGCCTTTAGCTAATAGCGCGATGAGTGATGCATTGGCCGCTGCCTTTAATAGAAAACGTTAA
- the greB gene encoding transcription elongation factor GreB, with protein sequence MDKSHYITREGWHVLDQELKYLWKVERPKVTQAVSDAAALGDRSENAEYIYGKKRLREIDRRVRFLSKRLDILQIVDPDPRQEGKVFFGAWVKVENEYEEEHLFRLVGPDEFDPAKKWISIDSPVARALLGKQVDDEVTVMTPNGVVTYWILEISYQPLA encoded by the coding sequence ATGGACAAGAGTCACTATATTACCCGAGAGGGTTGGCATGTACTTGATCAGGAATTGAAATATCTCTGGAAAGTTGAACGCCCTAAAGTTACCCAAGCTGTTTCAGATGCTGCTGCATTGGGGGATCGTTCAGAGAATGCAGAGTACATTTATGGTAAAAAAAGGTTAAGGGAAATTGACCGCCGAGTGCGTTTTTTGTCCAAGCGTCTGGATATTCTGCAAATTGTCGATCCTGATCCGCGACAAGAAGGGAAAGTCTTTTTTGGGGCATGGGTAAAAGTTGAAAACGAGTATGAGGAAGAACACCTATTTCGTTTGGTGGGACCGGATGAATTCGATCCGGCAAAAAAATGGATTTCCATTGATTCTCCGGTGGCGAGGGCGTTACTGGGTAAGCAGGTTGATGATGAAGTCACGGTGATGACACCGAATGGCGTAGTGACTTACTGGATACTGGAAATTAGTTATCAGCCTTTGGCATAA
- the ompR gene encoding two-component system response regulator OmpR — MQESYKILVVDDDMRLRALLERYLSEQGFQVRSAANAEQMDRLLTRESIQLIVLDLMLPGEDGLSICRRLRSQHNAIPIIMISAKGEEIDRIVGLEIGADDYLAKPFNPRELLARMRAVLRRQTKELPGAPTPDNAVIKFGKFKLDLGTREMFHRDELLPLTSGEFSVLKVLVSHPREPLSRDKLMNLARGREYGAMERSIDVQISRLRRLIEEDPTHPRYIQTVWGLGYVFVPDGNKV, encoded by the coding sequence ATGCAAGAGAGTTATAAAATCCTTGTTGTTGATGATGATATGCGCTTGCGGGCGTTACTGGAACGTTATTTATCCGAACAAGGATTCCAGGTGCGTAGTGCCGCAAATGCAGAACAGATGGATCGTTTATTGACCAGAGAATCCATCCAATTGATTGTCTTAGATTTAATGTTGCCGGGTGAAGATGGGTTGTCTATTTGTCGCAGGCTGAGAAGTCAGCATAACGCGATCCCGATCATCATGATATCCGCGAAAGGGGAAGAGATTGATCGGATTGTTGGGCTTGAAATTGGTGCTGATGATTATCTTGCCAAGCCTTTTAACCCGCGTGAATTGTTAGCACGTATGCGTGCTGTCCTGCGGCGACAGACGAAGGAACTGCCGGGGGCGCCGACGCCGGATAATGCAGTGATCAAGTTTGGGAAATTTAAACTTGATCTTGGAACGCGTGAAATGTTTCATCGAGATGAGTTGTTACCTTTGACGAGTGGGGAATTTTCCGTGCTGAAGGTGTTGGTTTCTCACCCACGAGAGCCATTATCACGGGATAAGTTGATGAATTTGGCTCGGGGGCGAGAGTATGGTGCGATGGAGCGTTCCATTGATGTCCAGATTTCCCGTCTGCGTCGCCTGATTGAAGAAGATCCTACCCATCCACGTTATATCCAGACGGTCTGGGGGCTGGGATACGTTTTTGTTCCTGATGGAAACAAGGTATGA
- a CDS encoding ATP-binding protein: MKKPSVKKFWLSLRTLCFRVLYLVLGSLLFSTLITLLLVVLEALPFNAVFPYLFISVFAMALSVFMVFWRYSAIQKHSLKAMQKAVIDIRKGRRGSSVPEMGMPAIRAVIRALNQLSIELKSQESDQAVLIAGVSHDLRTPLTRIRLAMEMMEGKDDFLTESVHQDIEECNAMIDQFIDYQRAGQEMPMTCCELNGLLEEVITAEQRCVTDTDIENRLATSSIFILAHPFSIKRVLVNLLTNARRYGNGWIRISSGSTEKFGWFQVEDNGTGMTKEEAAVLFQPFMQGNNRREINSGVGLGLAIIRRIIDSHGGDIQVGSSEKQGLSIRISIPLNTR, translated from the coding sequence ATGAAAAAGCCCAGCGTGAAAAAGTTTTGGCTTTCTCTGCGTACTTTGTGTTTTCGTGTCCTGTACTTAGTGCTGGGCAGTTTGCTGTTCAGCACATTGATCACCTTACTGCTGGTGGTATTAGAAGCACTCCCTTTTAACGCGGTATTTCCCTATCTCTTTATCAGTGTTTTTGCGATGGCATTGTCTGTGTTTATGGTGTTCTGGCGATATTCCGCTATCCAGAAACACTCATTAAAGGCGATGCAAAAAGCCGTTATCGACATCAGAAAAGGAAGAAGAGGTTCATCAGTGCCTGAAATGGGGATGCCCGCGATTCGTGCCGTCATTAGGGCGCTTAACCAGTTGTCGATAGAACTGAAATCACAGGAAAGCGATCAGGCGGTATTAATAGCTGGCGTGAGCCATGACTTGCGTACTCCGCTTACCCGTATCCGTCTGGCGATGGAAATGATGGAGGGAAAAGATGATTTTCTGACAGAATCTGTCCATCAGGACATTGAAGAGTGTAATGCCATGATTGATCAATTCATTGATTATCAGCGAGCAGGGCAGGAGATGCCGATGACATGCTGTGAATTGAATGGGTTGCTTGAAGAGGTGATTACAGCAGAGCAGCGTTGTGTCACAGATACAGATATTGAAAATCGTTTAGCGACAAGTTCGATTTTCATTTTAGCCCATCCCTTTTCCATCAAACGTGTACTGGTCAATTTGCTTACTAATGCTCGTCGTTACGGCAATGGGTGGATCCGCATCAGTAGTGGCTCAACAGAAAAATTTGGCTGGTTTCAAGTTGAGGACAACGGTACTGGAATGACGAAAGAAGAAGCCGCTGTTTTATTCCAACCTTTTATGCAAGGAAATAATAGACGTGAAATAAATAGTGGTGTGGGGCTAGGGCTGGCGATCATCCGCCGTATCATTGATAGCCATGGGGGAGATATTCAGGTGGGGAGCAGTGAAAAACAGGGGCTGTCCATTCGTATATCTATTCCGTTGAATACAAGATGA
- the pstS gene encoding phosphate ABC transporter substrate-binding protein PstS, whose amino-acid sequence MKLMRTTVASIMVAVFAMTSLSSFAATSLTGAGATFPAPIYTQWADSYQKETGNKINYQGIGSSGGVKQIVANTVDFGASDAPLSDEKLATDGLFQFPTVIGGIVLAVNITGVKAGQLVLDGKTLGDIYLGNIKKWNDSAITKLNPDLKLPEQNIAVVRRADGSGTSYVFTSYLSKVNGDWKQKVGTGSTVKWPTGLGGKGNDGIAAFVQRLPGSIGYVEYAYAKQNHLAYTKLVSADGAVLAPTEENFSAAAKGADWNRSFAQDLTNQKGDHAWPITSTTYILIHKKQANAANGAEVLKFFDWAYNNGKQQAKDLDYATLPEEVVSQVRAAWKSNLSFY is encoded by the coding sequence ATGAAATTAATGCGTACCACCGTGGCGAGTATCATGGTTGCTGTATTTGCCATGACATCCCTGTCTTCATTCGCGGCCACCAGCCTGACGGGGGCAGGTGCGACGTTTCCTGCACCGATATATACCCAATGGGCGGATTCTTATCAGAAAGAAACGGGCAACAAAATCAATTATCAAGGCATTGGCTCTTCTGGTGGTGTAAAACAGATTGTTGCCAATACGGTCGATTTTGGTGCCTCTGATGCCCCGCTTTCTGATGAAAAATTGGCGACTGATGGCTTGTTCCAGTTCCCAACGGTTATCGGTGGAATTGTGCTGGCGGTGAACATTACCGGTGTTAAAGCCGGTCAGTTGGTTCTGGATGGTAAAACACTGGGTGATATTTATCTGGGTAATATCAAAAAATGGAATGATTCAGCGATTACCAAGCTGAATCCCGATCTCAAATTGCCAGAGCAAAATATTGCCGTGGTTCGTCGCGCTGACGGCTCAGGGACCTCCTATGTTTTCACGAGTTACCTGTCCAAAGTTAACGGCGATTGGAAACAAAAAGTTGGGACGGGTTCGACCGTCAAATGGCCAACAGGATTGGGTGGTAAAGGTAATGACGGGATTGCTGCATTTGTTCAGCGTCTGCCCGGCTCGATTGGTTATGTCGAGTATGCCTATGCGAAGCAGAATCACCTGGCTTATACCAAACTGGTTTCAGCGGATGGTGCCGTGCTAGCGCCGACCGAAGAGAACTTTAGTGCAGCGGCCAAAGGTGCGGATTGGAATCGCAGTTTTGCGCAGGATCTGACAAACCAGAAAGGCGATCATGCGTGGCCAATTACCTCGACTACATACATTCTCATCCACAAAAAGCAGGCAAATGCTGCCAACGGTGCCGAAGTGCTGAAATTCTTCGATTGGGCTTATAACAATGGCAAACAACAGGCGAAAGATCTGGATTATGCCACCCTGCCGGAAGAAGTGGTCAGCCAGGTGCGTGCAGCATGGAAGAGTAATCTCTCCTTTTATTAA
- the pstC gene encoding phosphate ABC transporter permease PstC yields the protein MAERKTALKAPSRKGDIIFSALVKLAALLTLFLLGGIIISLIIASWPSIQAFGFAFLWRKEWDAPAGVFGALVPIYGTLMTSLVALIIAVPVSFGIALFLTELSPNWLKRPLGVAIELLAAIPSIVYGMWGLFVFAPLFATYFQQPVGDVLSSIPIVGALFSGPAFGIGILAAGVILAIMIIPYIASVMRDVFEQTPVMMKESAYGIGCTTWEVIWHIVLPYTRNGVIGGVMLGLGRALGETMAVTFIIGNTYQLDSLSLYMPGNSITSALANEFAEAESGLHTAALMELGLILFAITFIVLALSKLMIMSLAKNEGLR from the coding sequence ATGGCCGAACGTAAAACGGCACTGAAAGCACCGAGCAGAAAGGGTGACATTATTTTCAGCGCCTTGGTGAAGTTAGCGGCGCTGTTAACTTTATTTCTGCTGGGAGGCATTATCATTTCACTGATCATTGCTTCCTGGCCGAGTATACAAGCATTTGGTTTTGCTTTCTTATGGCGTAAAGAGTGGGATGCGCCGGCAGGGGTGTTTGGCGCATTGGTGCCGATTTATGGCACATTGATGACTTCGTTAGTTGCCCTGATTATTGCGGTTCCCGTGAGTTTTGGTATTGCCCTGTTTCTGACGGAATTGTCACCAAACTGGTTAAAACGTCCATTGGGTGTGGCGATTGAGTTATTGGCCGCGATCCCCAGTATTGTTTATGGCATGTGGGGGTTGTTTGTTTTCGCTCCGCTGTTTGCCACCTATTTCCAGCAACCCGTTGGTGATGTGCTCTCCAGCATTCCCATCGTAGGGGCGCTATTCTCCGGTCCTGCTTTTGGCATCGGCATTCTGGCAGCGGGTGTCATTCTTGCCATCATGATTATCCCCTATATCGCTTCTGTCATGCGCGATGTGTTTGAACAAACCCCTGTGATGATGAAAGAGTCGGCTTATGGCATCGGTTGTACAACATGGGAAGTGATTTGGCATATCGTCTTGCCGTATACCCGGAATGGTGTGATTGGCGGTGTGATGTTGGGACTTGGCCGGGCATTGGGAGAAACAATGGCAGTCACCTTTATTATCGGTAATACCTACCAACTTGATAGTTTGTCGCTGTATATGCCGGGGAACAGTATCACTTCTGCATTGGCAAATGAATTTGCTGAGGCTGAATCTGGCCTGCATACCGCCGCATTGATGGAACTGGGACTGATCTTATTTGCCATCACCTTTATTGTCCTGGCGTTGTCAAAATTAATGATTATGAGTCTGGCAAAAAATGAGGGGCTGCGCTGA
- the pstA gene encoding phosphate ABC transporter permease PstA has product MTTVNEQPSHLVNTVNEAEMKSRRRMQSWRRQKNRLALMLSMMTMAFGLFWLGWILISTVTKGIDGMSLALFTEMTPPPNTEGGGLANAIVGSGLLIFWATVFGTPLGIMAGIYLAEYGRHSWLAEIIRFINDILLSAPSIVVGLFVYTVVVTKMQHFSGWAGVMALALLQIPIVIRTTENMLKLVPDNLREAAYALGTPKWKMISAITLKASISGIMTGVLLAIARIAGETAPLLFTSLSNQFWSTDLNQPMANLPVTIFKFAMSPFSDWQQLAWAGVLLITLCVLLINIVARALFAKKKH; this is encoded by the coding sequence ATGACAACCGTCAATGAGCAACCTTCACATTTAGTCAATACAGTAAACGAAGCGGAGATGAAAAGTCGCCGCCGTATGCAGTCATGGCGTCGTCAGAAAAATCGGCTGGCGCTGATGTTATCCATGATGACGATGGCATTCGGTTTATTCTGGCTGGGCTGGATTTTGATCTCCACCGTCACTAAAGGGATTGATGGCATGTCGCTGGCGTTGTTTACTGAAATGACACCGCCTCCGAATACCGAGGGTGGTGGGTTGGCAAACGCCATTGTGGGTAGCGGCTTGCTGATCTTCTGGGCGACGGTGTTTGGTACGCCATTGGGAATTATGGCGGGCATTTATCTGGCGGAGTATGGTCGCCATTCATGGCTGGCAGAAATCATCCGCTTTATTAATGACATCCTGCTTTCAGCCCCTTCGATTGTTGTCGGATTATTTGTCTACACCGTTGTGGTCACGAAGATGCAACATTTTTCAGGGTGGGCTGGAGTAATGGCACTGGCACTGTTGCAGATCCCCATTGTGATTCGCACGACAGAAAATATGCTGAAATTAGTGCCGGATAACTTGCGTGAAGCTGCTTATGCCTTGGGAACACCGAAATGGAAAATGATCTCTGCCATTACGTTGAAAGCCTCGATATCAGGCATTATGACCGGTGTGTTACTGGCTATTGCTCGTATCGCTGGTGAAACGGCTCCATTGTTGTTCACCTCGCTTTCCAACCAGTTCTGGAGTACCGATCTTAACCAGCCGATGGCAAACTTGCCTGTCACTATTTTCAAGTTTGCCATGAGTCCATTCTCTGACTGGCAGCAGTTGGCATGGGCGGGAGTATTGCTGATCACCCTGTGTGTATTGCTCATTAATATTGTGGCGCGTGCGCTGTTTGCGAAGAAAAAGCACTAA
- the pstB gene encoding phosphate ABC transporter ATP-binding protein PstB, with the protein MNKANDVISVNKIAESKIQVRDLNFYYSKFHALKNITLDIAQNKVTAFIGPSGCGKSTLLRTFNKMYELYGDQRAEGEIILDGTNILTDTQDIALLRAKVGMVFQKPTPFPMSIYDNIAFGVRLFEKLPRTEMDERVQWALTKAALWNETKDKLHQSGHSLSGGQQQRLCIARGIAIRPEILLLDEPCSALDPISTGRIEELISELKSEYTVVIVTHNMQQAARCSDYTAFMYLGELIEFSDTDRLFTTPKMKQTEDYITGRYG; encoded by the coding sequence ATGAATAAGGCTAATGACGTTATTTCAGTAAATAAAATCGCAGAAAGTAAAATCCAGGTGCGTGATCTGAATTTCTATTACAGCAAGTTCCATGCGTTGAAAAATATTACGCTGGATATTGCACAAAACAAGGTAACGGCATTCATCGGGCCGTCGGGCTGTGGCAAGTCCACATTACTGCGTACTTTCAACAAAATGTATGAATTGTACGGGGATCAGCGCGCTGAAGGTGAAATTATTCTGGATGGCACCAATATCCTGACAGACACACAAGATATTGCCTTGCTACGTGCCAAGGTTGGGATGGTCTTCCAGAAACCAACACCATTTCCGATGTCCATTTACGACAATATTGCTTTCGGGGTGCGCCTGTTTGAAAAACTGCCCAGAACAGAGATGGATGAACGAGTCCAATGGGCATTGACCAAAGCGGCATTGTGGAATGAAACCAAAGATAAATTACACCAGAGTGGGCATAGCCTTTCTGGTGGCCAGCAACAGCGTCTGTGCATTGCCCGTGGTATTGCCATTCGTCCAGAGATCTTGTTGTTGGATGAACCTTGTTCGGCACTTGATCCCATCTCGACAGGACGCATTGAAGAGTTAATCAGTGAACTGAAATCGGAATATACCGTCGTGATCGTCACCCACAATATGCAGCAAGCGGCTCGCTGTTCGGATTACACTGCATTTATGTACCTGGGTGAACTGATTGAATTTAGCGACACCGATAGATTATTCACCACACCGAAGATGAAACAGACCGAAGATTACATTACTGGCCGTTACGGTTAA
- the phoU gene encoding phosphate signaling complex protein PhoU translates to MDNLNLSKHISGQFTAELEHIRTELMTMGGLVEEQLSKAILAMHNQDEVLARQVIEDDQKVNMMEVAIDEACVRIIAKRQPTASDLRLIMVISKTIAELERIGDVANKICKTALERFSHQQQSLLVSLESLGRHTIQMLHDVLDAFARMDLQEAIRIYREDKKVDQEYESIIRQLMTYMMEDPRTIPNVMTALFCARSIERIGDRCQNICEFIFYYVKGQDFRHIGGDNLEKLLTQKE, encoded by the coding sequence ATGGACAATCTGAATCTCAGCAAGCATATCTCGGGTCAGTTCACTGCTGAACTGGAACATATTCGTACCGAATTGATGACAATGGGCGGTTTGGTGGAAGAACAGCTTAGTAAGGCGATTCTGGCGATGCACAACCAAGATGAAGTATTGGCACGGCAAGTGATTGAGGATGACCAGAAAGTCAATATGATGGAAGTGGCGATTGATGAAGCGTGTGTCCGCATCATTGCAAAACGCCAACCGACAGCCAGTGACCTGCGCCTGATCATGGTTATTTCAAAGACCATTGCTGAACTGGAGCGCATTGGCGATGTTGCCAATAAGATCTGTAAAACTGCGCTTGAAAGATTTTCACATCAACAGCAATCTTTGCTGGTTAGCCTGGAATCACTGGGGCGTCATACGATCCAAATGTTGCATGATGTGTTGGATGCCTTTGCCCGTATGGATCTGCAAGAAGCCATCCGTATCTACCGTGAAGACAAAAAAGTCGATCAGGAATACGAAAGTATTATCCGCCAGCTTATGACTTACATGATGGAAGATCCCAGAACCATTCCGAATGTCATGACAGCTCTCTTCTGTGCCCGCTCTATTGAGCGCATTGGTGACCGTTGCCAGAATATTTGTGAATTTATCTTCTATTACGTCAAAGGACAGGACTTTCGCCATATCGGTGGTGACAATTTGGAAAAATTACTGACCCAAAAAGAATAG
- a CDS encoding ABC transporter substrate-binding protein, with product MKIGNKSRVAVTALLTSLALVSGVAKADKLDDIKKAGTVRIAVFDSNPPFGFIDPQTKKLAGYDVDIANAIAKDLGVKLELRPTNPANRIPLLSSKKIDLIAANFTITDERAKQVDFSIPYFATGQKFIARKGVLTKPDDIAKLRIGADKGTVQEITLRERYPTAKVISYDDTPLAFAALRNGNVQAITQDDAKLVGLLANVPEAQKADFEISPFSITREYQAVAASKGETRLVDSVNQTLLKLEKEGEAEKIYNRWFGPETKSAQPRGDFKFAPLADQAKQ from the coding sequence ATGAAGATTGGCAACAAATCTCGCGTAGCGGTTACTGCTCTGCTGACCAGCTTGGCATTGGTTTCAGGAGTGGCAAAAGCAGATAAACTTGATGATATTAAAAAAGCTGGCACGGTACGTATTGCAGTATTTGACAGTAACCCACCATTTGGTTTTATCGATCCTCAAACGAAAAAATTGGCAGGCTATGATGTCGATATCGCCAATGCGATTGCCAAAGATTTAGGGGTGAAGCTGGAGCTGCGACCAACGAATCCAGCAAATCGCATTCCTCTGCTTTCTTCCAAAAAAATTGACTTAATTGCTGCTAATTTCACGATCACTGATGAACGTGCAAAACAAGTTGATTTTTCCATCCCTTATTTTGCAACAGGTCAGAAATTCATTGCCCGCAAAGGTGTTTTGACCAAGCCGGACGATATTGCCAAACTGCGCATTGGTGCAGACAAGGGGACGGTGCAGGAAATCACCTTACGTGAGCGTTATCCAACAGCTAAAGTGATCTCATATGACGATACACCATTGGCATTTGCGGCTCTGAGAAATGGCAATGTCCAGGCGATCACGCAGGATGATGCGAAACTGGTTGGCTTGCTGGCAAATGTGCCGGAAGCACAGAAAGCCGATTTTGAAATTTCCCCTTTTAGCATTACCCGTGAATATCAAGCAGTTGCGGCTTCCAAGGGGGAAACGCGATTAGTTGATTCGGTTAACCAAACCTTACTGAAATTGGAAAAAGAGGGTGAAGCAGAGAAAATCTATAACCGCTGGTTTGGCCCGGAAACGAAATCCGCTCAACCGCGGGGTGATTTTAAATTTGCTCCGTTAGCAGATCAGGCGAAACAGTAA
- a CDS encoding amino acid ABC transporter permease — translation MFEQFITEHLLAPEYLLWLWQGFLITLWLSACVIISSTLLGFVIAAIRDSQIKPLRWLATAYTTVFRNTPLLVQLFFWYFASGQILPQEAMIWLNTPHDTIIFGLTLEWPSFEFLAGFIGLTLYSAPFVAEELRAGIQGVGRGQKYAAHALGLTGWQAMRHVVLPQALKIAMPPLLGQYMNIVKNSSLTMAIGVAELSYASRQVETQSLQTFEAFGVATVLYIAIIAVMEGWGQWRQQRTLARGY, via the coding sequence ATGTTTGAGCAATTTATTACTGAGCATTTACTGGCTCCTGAATATCTTCTATGGCTTTGGCAGGGATTTCTGATCACCTTGTGGCTTTCTGCCTGTGTCATTATTTCCTCCACTTTACTGGGTTTTGTGATTGCTGCGATACGGGATAGCCAAATCAAGCCATTGCGCTGGCTGGCTACGGCTTACACTACGGTATTTCGTAACACCCCTTTGTTGGTACAGCTGTTTTTCTGGTATTTCGCATCCGGGCAAATTTTGCCACAAGAGGCGATGATATGGCTGAACACGCCTCACGACACAATAATTTTCGGTCTGACACTGGAATGGCCATCCTTTGAATTTCTGGCGGGATTCATCGGACTCACTCTCTATTCAGCTCCGTTTGTTGCAGAAGAGTTGCGTGCGGGCATTCAGGGCGTTGGACGCGGACAAAAATATGCAGCCCATGCATTGGGTTTAACAGGCTGGCAGGCCATGCGTCACGTTGTATTGCCACAGGCATTGAAAATAGCTATGCCACCCTTATTGGGGCAATACATGAATATTGTCAAAAATTCATCATTAACCATGGCGATTGGTGTGGCAGAACTCTCCTATGCTTCTCGTCAGGTGGAAACCCAATCTTTACAAACCTTTGAGGCATTTGGTGTGGCGACAGTGCTTTACATTGCCATTATTGCTGTGATGGAAGGCTGGGGACAGTGGCGCCAACAGAGAACCTTGGCGAGAGGGTATTGA